The DNA sequence ATTTTTTTCATCTATATAAAATTTAAAATACAGAATTCTTGTTGTTTGGTAAATTTCGATATCTTGTTGTTTTTCAAACAAATAATAACCTAAGAGTGTAAATAAATTACAATTGAAGACATTTGAAAAACGATCAGAATGTAACATTAACTCCGAAAATTACAGATCTGGCTGCCGGATATCCAAGGTAGTCTCCTCCTTTTGCCAATCCGTTTCCCTCACTGCTTGTGTCCGGATCGTATCCTGGATACTTGGTTAAGGTAAAAAGATTCTGTCCAGTCATGTACAAACGCAATCCTTTCATTTTAAGATTTTTGATTTTGTTTGAATCAAAATCATAAGCAAGTGAAAGATTTCGCAATCTCAAAAAAGAAGCATCGGTTACCCAAGCTGACGAAGGATCTCTTTGCCAACCTGATGGAGTACGTGTTGGCCTAAAATGAATGCCATCGCCTGGATTTTCGTTAGATTGCCAGCGATTTGTTTGCTCTATCAATGCATTGCGATCACCATGGTAGATGCCAACCATACGTTTAAAGAAACTAAACAATTGTGAGCCGTAAGTGCCGGAAAATTGTATTCCCAAGGTGAAATTTTTGTATGCAAAATTGTTGTTGAATCCTGCAGTAAAGGTTGGATTATTATCACCAATAATGTCTTTATCATTCTGATCCATCTTTCCATCTTTATTTACATCAAGATAACGACCATCTCCAATTTTATCACCTGGCAGGTGAGGATATTTATCCAGCTCCTCCTGATTCATGAATACACCCTGATATACATAGCCATAAAAACTTGCAATTGGAAAACCTGGTTTTGTAATGAATGCATTATTTGCATTCGGAGCACTTCCATAAATAGGTCGTCCATCAGGACCAACCTCCAATACTTTATTCTTATTGAATGAAATATTAAAATCACTTGTCCACTTAAACTTTTTAACTAAGTTTTTGGTTGACAACTGAAACTCCATACCGCGGTTCTGCACTTTTCCTACATTTTGCATCTGGTTAGAATAGCCCGTTATGCTAGGAACTGGCACATTAAGTAATAATTCAAGGGATTGGCTATCGTAAAAATCGGCTTCTAGACGAATTCTATTTTCAAACAGACCCAAATCAAAACCAAGATTCAATTGTTGCGTTTTTTCCCATCCAAGGTTATCATTTGACATGGTGCTTGGATTTACTGTATTTTGCAAAGCATCTCCCGTAGGATAGAAACCAGTACTTAGCAACCCAATTGATGAATAATTTCCAATACGGTTATTCCCGACAATCCCATAACTGGCCCGAATCTTTAAGTCATTAATGATTTGAATATTCTTCATAAAATTCTCCTGACTAATACGCCAGCCAACTGATGCAGATGGAAAAGAGCCCCATTTGTTATTTAATCCAAACCGGGAAGATCCATCAGTACGGAAAGTTGCAGTAATTAAGTATTTGTTGTCATAATCATAACTAAGACGTGATAAATATGAAATCATTGAATATTCCGACTCGTCACTTGTTAGTTGATACATTGTTCCTGCATTCAGTGTATAAATATTATCATTGGGGAATCCCCGTGCTTCACCAAAAGTATGATTATAGGAATGTTTTTGAGTTGTGTAACCAGCCATTGCAGTCAAATTATGCTTTTTAGCCAGCTTTTTCTGGTAAGTCAAGGTATTTTCTATTACCCAATCAATATCAGTCCAAGCTTCGTTGGTACCTTGCGCTGGCCTAGGCGCTTTTGATCCATCAAGATCAACATAGGAAGGTTGATACCGTTTTTGATTATTTTCCTGAACTCCCCCGTTTACGCTTACTTTATATTTCAAATTATCTATTATTTTCCATTCGGCGAACAAACTTCCCATCCAGCCATTCCTTAAGCGATAATTATAAATTTGTTCTGCAATACCAATTGGATTTGCAACATCTCCAGCAAGAATTTCAGGATTTCGTACCATAGAACCATAAGTTCCATCATCGTTCCTCAAGGGATAAATCGGAGGTAAATTCAGCGCATACATAATTGGCGCATCTTTACCATTGGCTTGTTCGTTACTATTGGAATAATACGCATTCATATTTATTCCTAACTGTATATTTTCGTTGATTTGAGATGACAGGCTAGTTCTGAAATTAAAACGGTCATAATCCGTATTAATTGAGATTCCATCTTGTTGCAAATAACTTGCTGAAAATGTGTATTGTGTCTTTTCTGTTCCACCACTTAATGAAAGTTCATATTGCTGCATTTTTGCATTTCTGAAAAGTTGATTCTGCCAATTATTATCAGGCATTTGTGCAACCGAAGCTGGGTCTAAAAAGTTGTAAAGAGAACCTGATGTTCCATCTGGAATTAAATACTGAGTATTTGCACTAGGATACAATTTTCGTCGACTCATAGCGTCATTTATTGTATGTGGTGCTTTATTTGGATCTGCTGTAATAATCGGTGCATCTAGCCATGCCTGATTTCGTCCATCAATGAACCAGTCTACATACTGGTCACGATTCATCATGTCTATCGTTTTTTCTCTTTGTTGAATTCCGGTGTACATGTTGAAATTGACAGATGGAGCACCTGATTTCCCTTTTTTTGTATTGATTATAACTACCCCACTAGCTCCTCTCGATCCGTAAATTGCAGTTGA is a window from the Aquipluma nitroreducens genome containing:
- a CDS encoding TonB-dependent receptor, with translation MKLTFIFILLGLMSFASVTYSQSTRLTFESKNATIESVFKQIEALSEFKFAYNSTKLDVDKKISLKVEDQSIDVILDKILGSANFKYQIVDRYIIITDEMGNNTQQQKSVSGKVTDNSGAGLPGVSVVVKGTTIGVITDMDGKYTLPKVPENATLQFSFVGMKSQEIVVGSKTTINVSLADESIGIEEVVAIGYGTAKKGDLTGSVASVSAANLKERAVTSFGEALIGQVAGVQIQQINGAPGGEGLSIRIRGTGSITQSNDPLYVVDGYPMEGGAFRLLNPSDIESMQVLKDASSTAIYGSRGASGVVIINTKKGKSGAPSVNFNMYTGIQQREKTIDMMNRDQYVDWFIDGRNQAWLDAPIITADPNKAPHTINDAMSRRKLYPSANTQYLIPDGTSGSLYNFLDPASVAQMPDNNWQNQLFRNAKMQQYELSLSGGTEKTQYTFSASYLQQDGISINTDYDRFNFRTSLSSQINENIQLGINMNAYYSNSNEQANGKDAPIMYALNLPPIYPLRNDDGTYGSMVRNPEILAGDVANPIGIAEQIYNYRLRNGWMGSLFAEWKIIDNLKYKVSVNGGVQENNQKRYQPSYVDLDGSKAPRPAQGTNEAWTDIDWVIENTLTYQKKLAKKHNLTAMAGYTTQKHSYNHTFGEARGFPNDNIYTLNAGTMYQLTSDESEYSMISYLSRLSYDYDNKYLITATFRTDGSSRFGLNNKWGSFPSASVGWRISQENFMKNIQIINDLKIRASYGIVGNNRIGNYSSIGLLSTGFYPTGDALQNTVNPSTMSNDNLGWEKTQQLNLGFDLGLFENRIRLEADFYDSQSLELLLNVPVPSITGYSNQMQNVGKVQNRGMEFQLSTKNLVKKFKWTSDFNISFNKNKVLEVGPDGRPIYGSAPNANNAFITKPGFPIASFYGYVYQGVFMNQEELDKYPHLPGDKIGDGRYLDVNKDGKMDQNDKDIIGDNNPTFTAGFNNNFAYKNFTLGIQFSGTYGSQLFSFFKRMVGIYHGDRNALIEQTNRWQSNENPGDGIHFRPTRTPSGWQRDPSSAWVTDASFLRLRNLSLAYDFDSNKIKNLKMKGLRLYMTGQNLFTLTKYPGYDPDTSSEGNGLAKGGDYLGYPAARSVIFGVNVTF